A section of the Stenotrophomonas acidaminiphila genome encodes:
- a CDS encoding acyl carrier protein gives MNNPSHEDQVVAVFARVLGIDAARVTDELRYNTIPQWDSIAHMSVVAALEEAFGVMIDMDDVIDMSSVGKAREILRKHGAAL, from the coding sequence ATGAACAACCCCTCCCACGAAGACCAGGTCGTCGCCGTTTTCGCCCGCGTGCTGGGCATCGATGCCGCCCGGGTCACCGACGAGCTGCGCTACAACACCATCCCGCAGTGGGATTCGATCGCCCACATGTCGGTGGTCGCCGCGCTGGAAGAGGCCTTCGGCGTGATGATCGACATGGACGACGTGATCGACATGAGCTCGGTCGGGAAAGCGCGCGAGATCCTGCGCAAGCACGGCGCCGCGCTCTGA
- a CDS encoding 3-oxoacyl-ACP reductase — MGTADAPVTLVTGASRGIGRAICERLAAQGAQLVMVARDGEALQTLATELAAHGAPEPMSAALDLADADAVAGLFKQVFSRFARLDGLVNNAGVLHEGLLGMIRADDIDRVLAVNVKAPLMAMQYAARLMSRTQRGSIVNLVSIMGVNGAAGLSLYAASKAALVGATRSAAKELAAKGIRVNAVSPGFIDTDMTRTMAEAAHARRVASIGMGRAGTPQEVAELVAFLLGDQSTYVTGQIIGIDGQMVV; from the coding sequence ATGGGTACCGCCGATGCCCCCGTCACCCTGGTCACCGGCGCTTCGCGCGGCATAGGCAGGGCCATCTGCGAACGGCTCGCGGCACAGGGCGCGCAGCTGGTGATGGTGGCGCGCGATGGCGAAGCGCTGCAGACGCTGGCGACGGAGCTGGCCGCCCACGGCGCGCCGGAGCCCATGAGCGCAGCGCTCGACCTGGCCGACGCCGACGCGGTGGCGGGGCTGTTCAAGCAGGTGTTCAGCCGTTTCGCCCGCCTCGACGGCCTGGTCAACAATGCCGGCGTCTTGCACGAAGGCCTGCTCGGCATGATCCGCGCCGACGATATCGACCGCGTGCTGGCGGTAAACGTGAAGGCACCACTGATGGCGATGCAGTACGCGGCGCGGCTGATGTCGCGTACGCAGCGCGGCAGCATCGTCAACCTGGTGTCGATCATGGGCGTCAACGGCGCCGCGGGCCTGAGCCTCTATGCCGCCAGCAAGGCCGCCCTGGTCGGGGCGACGCGTTCGGCCGCCAAGGAACTGGCCGCCAAGGGGATCCGCGTCAACGCGGTTTCGCCCGGGTTCATCGACACCGACATGACCCGCACCATGGCCGAAGCCGCCCATGCCCGGCGCGTGGCGTCGATCGGCATGGGCCGCGCCGGCACACCGCAGGAGGTGGCGGAACTGGTCGCGTTCCTGCTCGGCGATCAATCGACCTACGTCACTGGCCAGATCATCGGCATCGACGGGCAGATGGTGGTCTGA
- a CDS encoding phosphomannomutase yields MPLPAFKAYDIRGRVPEELNEDLARRIGKALAARLDDGPVVLGHDVRLTSPGLQEALAAGLRGEGREVIDIGLCGTEEVYFQTDHLGAAGGVMVTASHNPMDYNGMKLVKAQARPISSDTGLFAISDAVAADDAPAQPPRAGQVQRHDKGAYIAHLLSYVDVPTLRPLKVVVNAGNGGAGAIIDLLAPHLPLEFVRICHEPDGSFPNGIPNPLLPENRAATADAVRAHGADFGIAWDGDFDRCFFFDHNGRFIEGYYLVGLLAKAILARNPGGKVVHDPRLVWNTVEMVEAAGGVPVLCKSGHAFIKEKMRAENAVYGGEMSAHHYFREFAYADSGMIPWLLIAQLVSTSGQSLAELVEDRMAAYPCSGEINFKVADAKAAVERVIRHFAAQSPTLDHTDGVSADFGDWRFNLRSSNTEPLLRLNVETRGDAALLQARTDEISTLLSA; encoded by the coding sequence ATGCCACTACCCGCGTTCAAGGCCTACGACATCCGCGGCCGCGTGCCCGAGGAACTCAACGAGGACCTCGCGCGCAGGATCGGCAAGGCCTTGGCGGCCCGCCTCGACGACGGTCCGGTGGTGCTCGGCCACGACGTGCGCCTGACCAGCCCCGGCCTGCAGGAGGCCCTGGCCGCCGGGCTGCGCGGCGAGGGCCGCGAGGTGATCGACATCGGCCTGTGCGGCACCGAGGAGGTCTACTTCCAGACCGACCACCTGGGCGCGGCCGGCGGGGTCATGGTCACCGCCAGCCACAACCCGATGGACTACAACGGCATGAAGCTGGTCAAGGCGCAGGCGCGGCCGATCAGCTCGGACACCGGCCTGTTCGCCATTTCCGACGCGGTGGCCGCGGATGACGCGCCGGCGCAGCCGCCGCGCGCCGGCCAGGTGCAGCGGCACGACAAGGGCGCCTACATCGCCCACCTGCTGTCCTATGTGGACGTGCCCACGTTGCGGCCGCTGAAAGTGGTGGTCAATGCCGGCAACGGCGGCGCCGGCGCGATCATCGACCTGCTTGCCCCGCACCTGCCGCTGGAATTCGTGCGCATCTGCCACGAACCCGATGGCAGCTTCCCCAACGGCATCCCCAATCCGCTGCTGCCGGAGAACCGCGCCGCCACCGCGGACGCGGTGCGCGCGCACGGCGCCGATTTTGGGATCGCCTGGGACGGCGACTTCGACCGCTGCTTCTTCTTCGACCACAACGGCCGCTTCATCGAGGGTTACTACCTGGTGGGCCTGCTCGCCAAGGCGATCCTGGCGCGCAATCCCGGCGGCAAGGTCGTGCATGACCCACGCCTGGTGTGGAACACGGTGGAGATGGTGGAGGCGGCCGGCGGCGTGCCGGTGCTGTGCAAGAGCGGGCACGCCTTCATCAAGGAAAAGATGCGCGCGGAGAACGCCGTCTACGGCGGCGAGATGAGCGCGCACCACTATTTCCGCGAATTCGCCTATGCCGATTCGGGCATGATCCCGTGGCTGCTGATCGCGCAGCTGGTGTCCACCAGCGGCCAGTCGCTGGCCGAACTGGTCGAGGACCGCATGGCCGCGTATCCGTGCAGCGGCGAGATCAATTTCAAGGTGGCCGATGCCAAGGCCGCGGTCGAACGCGTGATCCGCCACTTCGCCGCGCAGTCGCCCACCTTGGACCACACCGACGGCGTCAGCGCCGATTTCGGCGACTGGCGCTTCAACCTGCGCAGTTCCAACACCGAACCGCTGCTGCGGCTCAATGTCGAGACGCGCGGCGACGCGGCGCTGCTGCAGGCGCGCACCGACGAGATTTCCACCCTGCTTTCGGCCTGA
- a CDS encoding dTDP-4-dehydrorhamnose reductase, producing MTILVFGGNGQVGRELLRALAPLGTVVATTRSGTLADGSACEVADFDRPDSLPALLDRLRPALVVNAAAYTAVDRAEQEPEAAFRANAQAPGVIARWCAAQGVPLVHYSTDYVFDGQGRAPYREDAPTAPLGVYGTSKRDGEDAVRAAGGRHLIFRTAWVYAAHGGNFLRTMLRLGAERDELRVVADQIGTPTPAALIADVTAHALRHPGGLSGTWHLTASGQTSWHGFAEALFAEALVAGVLAKAPLVEAIPSSQYPTPARRPAWSVLDNRRLQQDFGIVLPAWQDGLKRVMAEIAAA from the coding sequence ATGACGATCCTGGTGTTCGGCGGCAACGGCCAGGTCGGCCGCGAACTGCTGCGCGCGCTGGCGCCGCTGGGCACGGTGGTCGCCACCACCCGCAGCGGCACGCTGGCTGACGGCAGCGCCTGCGAAGTGGCCGATTTCGACCGGCCCGACAGCCTGCCGGCGCTGCTGGACCGGCTGCGGCCGGCGCTGGTGGTCAATGCCGCGGCCTATACCGCGGTGGATCGTGCCGAACAGGAGCCGGAGGCCGCGTTCCGCGCCAACGCGCAGGCCCCGGGCGTGATCGCGCGCTGGTGCGCCGCGCAAGGCGTGCCGCTGGTGCATTACTCGACCGATTACGTGTTCGACGGGCAGGGCCGCGCGCCTTACCGCGAGGACGCGCCGACCGCACCGCTGGGGGTCTACGGCACCAGCAAGCGCGATGGCGAGGACGCGGTGCGCGCCGCCGGCGGGCGCCACCTGATCTTCCGCACCGCATGGGTGTATGCCGCGCATGGCGGCAATTTCCTGCGCACCATGCTGCGCCTGGGCGCCGAGCGCGACGAACTGCGCGTGGTCGCCGACCAGATCGGCACGCCGACCCCGGCTGCCCTGATCGCCGACGTCACCGCGCACGCGTTGCGGCATCCGGGCGGCCTGTCCGGCACCTGGCACCTGACCGCATCGGGGCAGACCAGCTGGCACGGTTTCGCCGAGGCGCTCTTTGCCGAAGCGCTGGTCGCCGGCGTGCTGGCGAAAGCGCCGCTGGTGGAAGCCATCCCCAGTTCGCAGTACCCGACGCCGGCCAGGCGCCCGGCCTGGTCGGTGCTGGACAACCGCCGGCTGCAGCAGGATTTCGGCATCGTGCTGCCGGCCTGGCAGGACGGGCTGAAGCGGGTGATGGCGGAGATCGCTGCGGCCTGA
- a CDS encoding electron transfer flavoprotein subunit alpha, whose translation MSKILVIAEHLDGKLNSAVAKTVSAAAAIGGDIDVLVLAADPAAIAAEAAQIAGVGKVLTLANPANEHAVAQVQAPQIAKAAAGYSHVLGPSTTTGKDLMPAVAALLGVNQVSDLMAVDGPHTFKRPIYAGNAIITVEVPADQVVVATVRAASWPEAARGNSAPVEAISVDVALPAHTRFVGLAAGKSDRPDLQSAKRVVSGGRGVGSEENFKVIYQLADKLGAAVGASRAAVDAGYVPSDMQVGQTGKIIAPELYIAVGISGAIQHLTGIKDAGTIVAINKDGDAPIFEVADIGLVGDLFTLLPELEAAL comes from the coding sequence ATGTCTAAAATTCTTGTGATCGCCGAACACCTGGACGGCAAGCTCAACAGCGCCGTCGCCAAGACCGTGTCGGCCGCGGCCGCCATCGGCGGCGACATCGACGTGCTGGTACTGGCCGCCGATCCGGCCGCCATCGCCGCCGAAGCCGCGCAGATCGCCGGCGTCGGCAAGGTGCTTACCCTCGCCAACCCGGCCAACGAACACGCCGTGGCCCAGGTCCAGGCCCCGCAGATCGCCAAGGCCGCCGCCGGCTACAGCCACGTGCTCGGCCCGTCCACCACCACCGGCAAGGACCTGATGCCGGCCGTGGCCGCCTTGCTGGGTGTCAACCAGGTTTCGGACCTGATGGCCGTCGACGGCCCGCATACCTTCAAGCGCCCGATCTACGCCGGCAACGCCATCATCACCGTCGAGGTGCCGGCCGACCAGGTGGTCGTGGCCACCGTGCGCGCCGCCTCGTGGCCGGAAGCGGCGCGGGGCAACAGCGCGCCGGTCGAAGCGATCAGCGTCGATGTCGCGCTGCCCGCGCACACCCGTTTCGTCGGCCTGGCTGCCGGCAAGAGCGACCGCCCGGACCTGCAGAGCGCCAAGCGCGTGGTATCCGGTGGCCGCGGCGTGGGTTCGGAAGAGAACTTCAAGGTCATCTACCAGCTGGCCGACAAGCTCGGTGCCGCCGTCGGTGCCTCGCGTGCCGCGGTCGATGCCGGCTACGTGCCCAGCGACATGCAGGTCGGCCAGACCGGCAAGATCATCGCTCCCGAGCTGTACATCGCCGTGGGCATCTCCGGCGCGATCCAGCACCTGACCGGCATCAAGGATGCCGGCACCATCGTGGCGATCAACAAGGACGGCGACGCGCCGATCTTCGAAGTGGCCGACATCGGCCTGGTGGGCGACCTGTTCACCCTCCTGCCGGAGCTGGAAGCGGCGCTCTGA
- a CDS encoding glucose-1-phosphate thymidylyltransferase, with product MTQRKGIILAGGSGTRLYPITKGVSKQLLPVYDKPMIYYPLSVLMMAGIREVLIINTPHEQALFQALLGDGSQWGMDIRYAVQPSPDGLAQAYLIGRDFVGGKPSCLVLGDNIFHGHGLRQLLRSADAREAGATVFGYWVNDPERYGVAEFDRDGKVVGLVEKPQNPRSNYAVTGLYFYDGNASDYAAALRPSPRGELEITDLNKCYLDAGTLYLEQLGRGYAWLDTGTHQSLLEASNFIETIQTRQGLQVCCPEEIAYGQGWIGAAELEALAAPLLKNGYGQYLQKLLQRGVVP from the coding sequence ATGACCCAACGCAAAGGCATCATCCTCGCCGGCGGTTCCGGCACGCGCCTGTATCCGATCACCAAGGGCGTCAGCAAGCAGCTGCTGCCGGTGTACGACAAGCCGATGATCTACTACCCGCTGAGCGTGTTGATGATGGCCGGCATCCGCGAGGTGCTGATCATCAACACCCCGCACGAGCAGGCGTTGTTCCAGGCATTGCTGGGCGACGGCTCGCAGTGGGGCATGGACATCCGCTACGCGGTGCAGCCGAGCCCCGACGGGCTGGCGCAGGCCTACCTGATCGGCCGCGATTTCGTCGGCGGCAAGCCGAGCTGCCTGGTGCTGGGCGACAACATCTTCCACGGCCACGGCCTGCGCCAGCTGCTGCGCAGCGCCGATGCGCGCGAGGCCGGGGCGACCGTGTTCGGTTACTGGGTCAATGACCCGGAGCGTTATGGCGTGGCCGAGTTCGATCGCGACGGCAAGGTCGTCGGCCTGGTCGAGAAGCCGCAGAACCCGCGCTCCAACTACGCGGTCACCGGGCTTTATTTCTATGACGGCAATGCCAGCGACTACGCGGCCGCGCTCAGGCCCTCGCCGCGCGGGGAGCTGGAGATCACCGACCTGAACAAGTGCTACCTGGACGCGGGCACGCTGTACCTGGAGCAGCTCGGGCGTGGCTATGCCTGGCTCGACACCGGCACCCACCAGTCGCTGCTGGAGGCGTCCAACTTCATCGAGACCATCCAGACCCGGCAGGGCCTGCAGGTCTGCTGCCCCGAGGAAATCGCCTATGGGCAGGGCTGGATCGGCGCGGCCGAACTGGAGGCGCTGGCCGCGCCGCTGCTCAAGAACGGCTATGGCCAGTACCTGCAGAAGCTGCTGCAGCGCGGGGTGGTGCCATGA
- a CDS encoding EtfB protein produces the protein MKILVAYKRVVDYNVRIQVKPDGSGVVTDGVKLSPNPFDEIALEEALRLRDKGIASEVVVATIAPADAQAHLRNGLAMGANRAIHVVTDQAIQPLTAARTLLKLVEKEQPDLVILGKQAIDDDANQTGQMLATLWARPQATFASKVEIADGKATVTREVDAGLETLEVDLPAVITTDLRLNEPRFIKLPDIMKAKAKPLETLQLADLGVEAADTFKTTHYAAPAKRSKGVMVKDAAELVAALKQKGLL, from the coding sequence ATGAAAATCCTCGTCGCGTACAAGCGCGTGGTGGACTACAACGTCCGCATTCAGGTCAAGCCGGATGGTTCCGGCGTGGTCACCGACGGCGTCAAGCTTTCGCCCAACCCGTTCGACGAAATCGCGCTGGAAGAAGCCCTGCGCCTGCGTGACAAGGGCATCGCCAGCGAAGTGGTGGTGGCCACCATCGCCCCGGCCGACGCCCAGGCGCACCTGCGCAACGGCCTGGCCATGGGCGCCAACCGCGCCATCCACGTGGTCACCGACCAGGCGATCCAGCCGCTGACCGCCGCCCGCACCCTGCTCAAGCTGGTGGAAAAGGAACAGCCGGACCTGGTCATTCTCGGCAAGCAGGCCATCGACGACGACGCCAACCAGACCGGGCAGATGCTGGCCACGCTGTGGGCGCGCCCGCAGGCCACCTTTGCCTCCAAGGTGGAGATCGCCGACGGCAAGGCCACGGTTACCCGTGAAGTCGACGCCGGCCTGGAAACGCTGGAAGTGGACCTGCCGGCGGTGATCACCACCGACCTGCGCCTGAACGAGCCGCGCTTCATCAAGCTGCCGGACATCATGAAAGCCAAGGCCAAGCCGCTGGAGACCCTGCAGTTGGCCGACCTGGGCGTCGAAGCCGCCGATACGTTCAAGACCACCCATTACGCCGCCCCGGCCAAGCGCAGCAAGGGCGTGATGGTGAAGGATGCCGCCGAACTGGTGGCCGCACTCAAGCAGAAGGGGCTCTTGTGA
- a CDS encoding mannose-1-phosphate guanylyltransferase/mannose-6-phosphate isomerase yields the protein MSNITPVILSGGSGTRLWPLSREAYPKQFLPLAGEQTMLQATWRRVADIAARGPLVIANEAHRFVAAEQLQQVGAEPQAIILEPVGRNTAPAIAVAALEATRQGDDPLLLVLPSDHVIADEAAFHAAVRQAATAAEAGKLVTFGIVPTGPETGYGYIKAAPGDGARPVERFVEKPDLDTATGYVASGQYLWNSGMFLFRASRYLEELARFNPAMLERSRTAWESARRDTDFTRLDADAFAAVPSDSIDYAVMEKTADAVVVALDAGWNDVGSWTALRDVSTQDGNGNAHRGDVIAIDCRNTYAYSERLVALVGLDDVIVVQTDDAVLVGKADRMQEVKDVVARLKADGRSEATWHRKVYRPWGAYDSIDNGERFQVKRITVKPGGTLSLQMHHHRAEHWVVVSGTAEVTRGDEVLLLGENQSTYIPLGVTHRLRNPGKLPLELIEVQSGSYLGEDDIVRFEDTYGRS from the coding sequence ATGAGCAACATCACGCCCGTCATCCTGTCCGGCGGCTCCGGCACCCGCCTGTGGCCGCTCTCGCGCGAGGCCTATCCCAAGCAATTCCTGCCACTGGCCGGCGAGCAGACCATGCTGCAGGCCACCTGGCGACGGGTCGCGGACATCGCCGCTCGCGGGCCGCTGGTGATCGCCAACGAGGCGCATCGCTTCGTCGCCGCCGAGCAGCTGCAGCAGGTCGGCGCCGAGCCGCAGGCGATCATCCTCGAGCCGGTGGGACGCAATACCGCGCCGGCGATCGCGGTGGCCGCGCTGGAAGCCACGCGCCAGGGCGATGACCCGCTGCTGCTGGTGCTGCCGTCGGACCATGTGATCGCCGACGAGGCCGCCTTCCACGCCGCCGTGCGCCAGGCCGCGACCGCCGCCGAAGCCGGCAAGCTGGTGACCTTCGGCATCGTCCCGACCGGCCCGGAAACCGGCTACGGCTACATCAAGGCCGCACCCGGTGACGGCGCCCGCCCGGTCGAGCGCTTCGTCGAGAAGCCCGACCTGGACACCGCCACCGGCTATGTCGCCAGCGGCCAGTACCTGTGGAACAGCGGCATGTTCCTGTTCCGCGCCTCGCGCTACCTGGAAGAACTGGCCCGTTTCAATCCGGCCATGCTCGAGCGCAGCCGTACCGCCTGGGAAAGCGCGCGCCGCGATACCGACTTCACCCGACTCGATGCCGACGCGTTCGCGGCGGTGCCGTCGGACTCGATCGACTACGCGGTGATGGAAAAGACCGCCGATGCAGTGGTGGTGGCGCTGGACGCGGGCTGGAACGACGTCGGTTCGTGGACCGCACTGCGTGACGTTTCCACCCAGGACGGCAACGGCAACGCCCACCGCGGCGATGTGATCGCCATCGATTGCCGCAACACCTACGCCTACAGCGAACGGCTGGTGGCGCTGGTAGGCCTGGATGACGTGATCGTGGTGCAGACCGATGACGCGGTGCTGGTCGGCAAGGCCGACCGCATGCAGGAGGTCAAAGACGTGGTGGCGCGACTGAAGGCCGACGGCCGCAGCGAGGCCACCTGGCACCGCAAGGTCTACCGCCCGTGGGGCGCCTACGACTCCATCGACAACGGCGAGCGGTTCCAGGTCAAGCGCATCACGGTCAAGCCCGGTGGCACCCTGAGCCTGCAGATGCACCACCACCGCGCCGAGCACTGGGTGGTGGTCAGCGGCACGGCCGAGGTCACCCGCGGCGACGAGGTGCTGCTGCTCGGCGAGAACCAGAGCACTTATATCCCGCTGGGAGTCACGCACCGGCTGCGCAATCCCGGCAAGCTGCCGCTGGAACTGATCGAGGTGCAGTCCGGCAGCTATCTCGGCGAGGACGACATCGTGCGCTTCGAAGATACCTACGGGCGCAGCTGA
- a CDS encoding glycosyltransferase produces the protein MTAAPVPITPPIELSVVVPVYGCVGCLEELADQVQAAVGGMDIAFELILVDDASPDGAWRRIQELAATRTWLTGLRLSRNFGQHSAISAGIEHARGHWTVVMDCDLQDVPAEIPRLYRKALEENYEVVFAQRVERQDTPLKRLSSWGFFATLGWLTGVPQDPSTANFGIFHRKVIDAVCTMPERDRSFPLMVKWAGFRTAKLPVRHQQRAQGESSYTLRRLLRLAMNIALGYSEKPLRMVAGTGIFCALVAFVMVAISVLRWWDGDIQVAGYTSIIAAIWLIGGLMMFSMGVVGLYVGQVFRNVQRRPYYIVADTTAETGRD, from the coding sequence ATGACCGCTGCCCCAGTCCCCATCACGCCGCCAATCGAACTGTCGGTCGTGGTTCCCGTCTATGGCTGCGTGGGCTGCCTGGAGGAACTGGCCGACCAGGTCCAGGCGGCGGTGGGAGGCATGGATATCGCGTTCGAGCTGATCCTGGTCGACGACGCCAGCCCGGATGGCGCCTGGCGGCGCATCCAGGAACTGGCGGCCACCAGGACATGGCTCACCGGTCTGCGGTTGTCGCGCAACTTCGGCCAGCATTCGGCCATCTCCGCCGGCATCGAGCATGCACGCGGACACTGGACCGTGGTGATGGACTGCGACCTGCAGGACGTGCCGGCGGAAATCCCGCGGCTGTACCGCAAGGCGCTGGAAGAGAACTACGAAGTCGTGTTCGCGCAGCGCGTGGAACGCCAGGACACGCCGCTCAAGCGGCTGTCGTCGTGGGGCTTCTTCGCCACGCTGGGCTGGCTCACGGGCGTGCCACAGGATCCATCCACCGCCAATTTCGGCATTTTCCACCGCAAGGTGATCGATGCGGTCTGCACGATGCCCGAGCGCGACCGTTCGTTCCCGTTGATGGTGAAGTGGGCCGGCTTCCGCACCGCCAAGCTGCCCGTCCGCCACCAGCAGCGCGCGCAGGGCGAGTCGTCCTACACCCTGCGCCGGCTGCTGCGACTGGCCATGAACATCGCGCTGGGCTATTCCGAAAAACCGCTGCGCATGGTGGCCGGCACGGGCATATTCTGCGCGCTGGTCGCCTTCGTGATGGTGGCCATCAGCGTGCTGCGCTGGTGGGACGGCGACATCCAGGTGGCGGGATACACCTCCATCATCGCCGCCATCTGGCTGATCGGTGGCCTGATGATGTTCTCCATGGGGGTGGTCGGGCTGTATGTCGGCCAGGTGTTCCGCAACGTGCAGCGGCGACCCTATTACATCGTCGCCGATACCACCGCGGAGACCGGGCGTGACTGA
- a CDS encoding dTDP-glucose 4,6-dehydratase, producing MPTWLVTGGAGFIGGNFVLEAVARGIKVVNLDALTYAGNLRTLASLEGNPAHVFVQGDIGDRALVERLLAEHRPDAVLNFAAESHVDRSIDGPGAFIQTNVVGTLGLLEAVRDYWKGLPATEAEAFRFLHVSTDEVYGTLGETGKFTETTPYAPNSPYSASKAASDHLVRAFHHTYGLPVLTTNCSNNYGPYHFPEKLIPLVIAKALAGEPLPVYGDGKQVRDWLFVTDHCEAIRTVLAKGRVGETYNVGGNSEKQNIEVVQAICALLDARRPREDGKPRSSQITYVADRPGHDRRYAIDASKLKDELGWEPTYTFEQGIAFTVDWYLDNQAWVNGVLDGSYRLQRIGTAA from the coding sequence GTGCCCACCTGGCTAGTGACCGGCGGTGCCGGCTTCATCGGCGGCAATTTCGTGCTGGAGGCGGTCGCCCGCGGCATCAAGGTCGTCAACCTCGATGCCCTCACCTACGCGGGAAACCTGCGCACCCTGGCGAGCCTGGAAGGCAACCCGGCCCATGTTTTCGTCCAGGGCGACATCGGTGACCGCGCCCTGGTCGAGCGCCTGCTGGCCGAGCACCGGCCCGACGCGGTGCTGAACTTCGCCGCCGAGAGCCATGTCGACCGCTCGATCGACGGCCCCGGCGCCTTCATCCAGACCAACGTGGTCGGCACCCTGGGCCTGCTCGAAGCGGTGCGCGACTACTGGAAGGGGCTCCCGGCCACCGAGGCCGAGGCGTTCCGGTTCCTGCACGTGTCCACCGACGAGGTCTACGGCACGCTGGGCGAGACCGGCAAGTTCACCGAGACCACCCCGTATGCGCCGAATTCGCCGTACTCGGCGTCCAAGGCCGCCTCGGACCACCTGGTGCGCGCGTTCCACCACACCTACGGGCTGCCGGTGCTGACCACCAATTGTTCCAACAACTACGGCCCGTACCACTTCCCGGAAAAGCTCATCCCGCTGGTGATCGCCAAGGCGCTGGCCGGCGAGCCGCTGCCGGTGTACGGCGACGGCAAGCAGGTGCGCGACTGGCTGTTCGTCACCGACCACTGCGAAGCGATCCGCACGGTACTGGCCAAGGGCAGGGTGGGCGAGACCTACAACGTCGGCGGCAACTCGGAGAAGCAGAACATCGAAGTGGTGCAGGCGATCTGCGCACTGCTCGATGCGCGCCGCCCGCGCGAGGACGGCAAGCCGCGCAGCAGCCAGATCACCTACGTGGCCGACCGCCCGGGCCACGACCGCCGCTACGCCATCGATGCGTCCAAGCTGAAGGACGAACTGGGCTGGGAGCCGACCTACACTTTCGAACAGGGCATCGCCTTCACCGTGGACTGGTACCTGGACAACCAGGCGTGGGTCAACGGCGTGCTCGACGGCAGCTACCGCCTGCAGCGCATCGGCACCGCCGCCTGA
- a CDS encoding acyl-protein synthetase: MAPTTPLAAAALDVDVFGLERQAKREWLLHGLQSLTRHHHARCAAYAAMLDALWRGGAADSLEALPWLPVRLFKQLDLKSVPDDQVLRTLVSSGTTGAAVSRIFLDADTARAQTRALARIFSHFAGNRRLRMLVVDDDSFLRDRSRFNARAAGILGFSNFGRDHLYLLDEQLQPDWDALARWLSKAPEEPVLLFGFTFIVWQSFVQAARRDGIELRFPAGSMLVHGGGWKKMDEQKVDNAAYKAALSATFGIERVHNYYGMVEQVGSIFFECEHGHLHAPAYADVIVRDLKDLAPVADGTEGAIQVLSLLPGSYPGHSLLTEDLGVIHGEDDCPCGRPGKHFGVLGRIRNVEVRGCSDTRTVPDA; this comes from the coding sequence ATGGCACCCACGACGCCACTGGCCGCGGCCGCACTGGACGTCGATGTCTTCGGCCTCGAGCGCCAGGCCAAGCGTGAGTGGCTGCTGCATGGATTGCAGTCGCTCACCCGCCACCATCATGCACGGTGCGCTGCGTATGCTGCTATGCTCGATGCGCTGTGGCGCGGTGGCGCGGCCGACAGCCTGGAGGCGCTGCCATGGTTGCCGGTGCGCCTGTTCAAGCAGCTGGACCTGAAAAGCGTGCCTGACGACCAGGTGCTGCGCACCCTGGTTTCCAGCGGCACGACCGGCGCGGCGGTGTCGCGCATTTTCCTGGACGCGGACACCGCGCGTGCACAGACCCGCGCGCTGGCACGGATTTTCTCGCATTTCGCCGGCAACCGGCGCCTGCGCATGCTGGTGGTGGACGACGACAGCTTCCTGCGCGACCGCAGCCGCTTCAACGCGCGCGCGGCCGGGATCTTGGGCTTCTCCAACTTCGGCCGCGATCATCTCTACCTGCTCGACGAACAGCTGCAGCCCGACTGGGATGCGCTGGCACGATGGCTGTCCAAGGCGCCGGAGGAACCGGTGCTGCTGTTCGGATTCACCTTCATCGTCTGGCAGTCCTTTGTCCAGGCCGCGCGGCGCGACGGGATCGAACTGCGCTTTCCCGCGGGCAGCATGCTGGTGCACGGTGGCGGCTGGAAGAAGATGGACGAACAGAAAGTGGACAACGCCGCCTACAAGGCCGCGCTGAGCGCCACGTTCGGCATCGAGCGGGTGCACAACTACTACGGCATGGTCGAGCAGGTCGGATCGATCTTCTTCGAATGCGAGCACGGGCACCTGCACGCACCGGCCTACGCCGACGTCATCGTCCGCGACCTGAAGGACCTTGCTCCCGTCGCCGATGGCACCGAGGGCGCGATACAGGTGCTGAGCCTGCTGCCTGGCAGCTATCCCGGGCACAGCCTGCTCACCGAGGACCTGGGCGTGATCCATGGCGAGGACGACTGCCCCTGTGGGCGCCCGGGCAAGCATTTCGGCGTGCTCGGCCGCATCAGGAACGTCGAAGTACGTGGCTGCAGCGATACTCGGACGGTACCTGACGCATGA